One Halalkalicoccus sp. NIPERK01 genomic region harbors:
- a CDS encoding polysaccharide deacetylase family protein — MGVNRRRFLVASGVAGLAGCTGHLFDIGPDEGEPSGDDDPSSPPGDGPTDDDHDERDSGVESLLEFEDLDPWEATAGDLSADAGAEPGSGSARIDVGPGEERARIERPLELDLSEHRLAITCRVDAGGAPSQSVDVIVEDAAEHSLRFRTRVFETGSEAGFYRLHAGTYDLRTAEAPDLGEIERIRIQAGFERVPEATLWLDRLEALALPETPKLVIQWDDGHESQYTEAFEIQSRYGIPSTSFVNTNSIGADERLDVEQMHEMREAGWEFGSHLMDHVHLAETDPAEQERQITGAKRWLIDNGFEESAEYLAYPYGEYDQSSYELVSEHHTIAMVGGEPGYGLPVNGAHVGRSSERTLAGVRAYLDHLTHWGGFGGLFWHAIPDETPIEEFDAIMRHVHDREAAGEIDVITLGDLERLMAE; from the coding sequence GACGACGACCCGTCGTCGCCGCCGGGGGACGGACCCACGGACGACGACCACGACGAACGCGACTCGGGTGTGGAGTCCCTGCTGGAGTTCGAGGACCTCGACCCGTGGGAGGCGACCGCGGGCGACCTGTCTGCCGACGCCGGGGCGGAACCGGGGTCGGGGTCGGCGCGGATCGACGTCGGTCCCGGCGAGGAGCGGGCCCGGATCGAGCGCCCGCTCGAACTCGACCTCTCGGAACACCGCCTCGCGATCACCTGTCGGGTTGACGCGGGGGGCGCGCCCTCCCAGTCGGTCGACGTCATCGTGGAGGACGCGGCCGAACACAGCCTCCGGTTCCGCACGCGGGTGTTCGAGACCGGGTCCGAGGCGGGGTTCTACCGGCTCCACGCCGGCACGTACGACCTGCGCACCGCCGAGGCCCCCGATCTGGGGGAGATCGAGCGCATCCGGATCCAGGCGGGGTTCGAGAGGGTACCGGAGGCGACGCTCTGGCTGGACCGACTGGAGGCGCTCGCGCTCCCCGAGACGCCGAAGCTCGTGATCCAGTGGGACGACGGCCACGAGTCGCAGTACACCGAGGCGTTCGAGATCCAGTCGCGCTACGGGATCCCGTCGACCTCGTTCGTGAACACGAACAGCATCGGGGCGGACGAACGGCTCGACGTCGAGCAGATGCACGAGATGCGCGAGGCGGGCTGGGAGTTCGGGAGCCACCTGATGGACCACGTCCACCTCGCCGAGACCGACCCCGCCGAACAGGAACGCCAGATCACCGGCGCGAAACGGTGGTTGATCGACAACGGCTTCGAGGAGAGCGCGGAGTACCTCGCGTACCCCTACGGCGAGTACGACCAGTCGAGCTACGAACTGGTGAGCGAACACCACACGATCGCGATGGTCGGCGGCGAACCCGGATACGGGCTTCCCGTCAACGGCGCGCACGTCGGCCGGTCGTCCGAGCGAACCCTCGCGGGCGTGCGCGCGTACCTCGATCACCTCACCCACTGGGGCGGGTTCGGCGGGCTGTTCTGGCACGCGATCCCGGACGAGACGCCGATCGAGGAGTTCGACGCGATCATGCGCCACGTCCACGACCGCGAGGCCGCGGGCGAGATCGACGTCATCACGCTCGGCGACCTCGAACGGCTGATGGCCGAGTAG
- the gvpA gene encoding gas vesicle protein GvpA, with product MSSNRPHTSSLAEVLDRILDKGVVIDIWIRVSLVGIEILTIEARVVIASVDTFLHYAREISKIERAEEEGTLEALEEIEITPREEQV from the coding sequence ATGAGTTCGAACAGACCACACACGTCGAGTCTCGCGGAGGTGCTCGATCGCATCCTCGATAAGGGCGTCGTCATCGACATCTGGATACGGGTCTCGCTCGTCGGAATAGAGATCCTCACGATCGAGGCCCGCGTCGTGATCGCCTCCGTCGACACCTTCCTCCACTACGCGAGGGAGATATCGAAGATCGAACGAGCCGAGGAGGAGGGGACCCTCGAGGCCCTCGAGGAGATCGAGATCACGCCCCGCGAGGAGCAGGTGTAG